In Labrys monachus, the genomic stretch GCGCCGCTCGCCTTCCGGCGGGGACAATCCGTCCTCATCGCCACCGTCGCGGTCTCGCTGATCATGCAGGAGGTGATGCGCATGGCGACGAGATCCAGGAACCCCTGGGCCCATCCCCTTCTCAACGATCCCATCCCCCTCGCCCGCGCCGGCGAATTCATCGTCGACGTCACGCCGATGCAGATCCTCATCGGCGCGATGGTGCCGGTGCTGTCCCTGACGGTGGTCGGCCTGATGCGTCGCAGCGATTTCGGCCGGCGCTGGCGGGCGACCGCCGACGATCCCGTGATGGCCAATCTCATGGGCATTTCGAGCCGGGCCATGCTGGCGCAGACATTCGCCCTCGCCACGGCCCTGGCCGGCCTCGGCGGCTTCATCATGACGGTGTATTACGGCGGAGCGGATTATTCGATCGGCACCATGCTCGGCCTCAAGGGCCTGGTCGCGGCCGTGGTCGGCGGGATCGGCTCGATCGAGGGCGCGCTTCTCGGCGGCTTCGCCCTCGGCCTTTTCGAAGTGGCCTGGTCCGCCTATCTGCCGATCGACTATCGTGACATCGCCGTCATGATTCTGCTGGTGGCGACGCTGGTTTTCCGGCCGGGAGGGCTGCTCGGCCTCGCCGAAGCGCGTCCGAGGCAGGTTTGAGCCGCAACGCACAGGATTTGCAACAGGACAGCCGAGGCCGGCGGCGCGGGGGAATCGGCGGGATGCTCGTTCTTTCTTGATCGATATCAATTTATTGAACGCGCATCTTCAACAAGTGTTCAGCCTCGCCGTCTAGAGTGCGCCACTAGCCTCACGCCGATCCCGGTGATAGATTTACATGATGCGCAAGGAGAATGGCGTTGAGCATAGAAATACGCGATTCACCGCAGTTCTATCTGACGGCGCCCTCGCCGTGCCCTTATCTGCAAGGCAAGCAGGAGCGCAAGGTTTTCACGCACCTGATCGGCGAACGGGCGACGCGCCTCAATGACGTGCTGAGCCATGGCGGCTTCCGCCGCTCGCAGACCATCGCCTATCGCCCCGCCTGCGAAAGCTGCAAGGCGTGCGTCTCGGTGCGCGTGCCGGTCGCCGATTTCGTCTGGAACAAGTCCTTCCGCCGCACTCTTCGCGCCAATCAGGATGTGATCTCCGACATGCGGGCGGCAACGCCGACGTCGGAGCAATATTCGACCTTCCGCGCCTATCTCGACGAGCGCCACGCCGATGGCGGCATGGCCGACATGACGGTGCTCGACTATGCGATGATGGTCGAGGACAGCCACGTCAACACCAAGCTCGTCGAATACCGTCTCCGGGGCGACAACCTGCCGCTCAACCGCCATGGCGAGGGACCGCTGATCGGCGTGTCGCTCACCGACGTCCTCGCCGACGGCCTTTCGATGGTCTATTCGTTCTATGAACCGGAAATGACCGATCGCAGCATCGGCACCCTGATGATCCTCGACCATATCCACCGGACGCAGGAACTCGGCCTGCCCTATCTCTATCTCGGCTATTGGGTCGAAGGCTCGCGCAAGATGGCCTATAAGGGCCGCTTCCTGCCGCAGGAGCGCCTCGGCCCCAATGGCTGGGACCGAGTGGAGAAATGAGAGTGTCCGGCGCCCGCCTCGGGCGACTTCGAAAGCGGTCAGCCTTCAGAAGTTGAAGAACTTCTCGCGCAGCGCGTCTTCATAGTCCTTCTTGGCCGCCAGGACCTTGCCACGGATTTCGTCTTCGCGGAAATGGGCCTGTTCCCATTCGTCGACCTCGGCCACCGAATGATTGACGGAGGCCAGCGCCTCTTCCTGCCGGATGGCGGCGATCCATTCCTCGACGGCGGCCTTGTAGGCAGCCTGCAGTTGATCGAGTTCCAACGTATTGTCTTCCATGATGCACCCCCCAATGAGCGCCTCTATAGGGGGGCATCATGAAGGTAAGACGACGGCTGCGGGAGGTTCACCAGCCTCCCCTCGGCCGCGCCGTTCCGGCTGTCCGCCGATCGTCCCGGGCGCAGCGCATCATTGCCCGGTGACGGGCGCGCAGCTCTCCCCCAGCACCATGGCCGGCTGGAAAACGACGTTGCGCGGCGGCGAATCCGCGCCCCGGCTGATGCGGTCGATGAGGAGGCGGAGCGCCTCGTTGGTCATCTCGGCGACGGGGTGCTCCGTCCGGGTCAGCCGCGGGCGCAGCCCGCCGATGCCCGGAATGGTATCGGTGGACGCGATCGAGATGTCTTCCGGGCAGCGCAGGCCGAGATCGGCGACGGCCCGCATCACACCGAGCGCCATGACGCCGTTGGCGACATAGAGCGCGCTGGGACGGTCCGGCCGATCGAGGAGCTCGCGCGAGACTGAATAGGCGACGTCCTCGCGGAACTCGCCGGCGCGGATGTGGCCCGGCTGGGGAGCGAGG encodes the following:
- a CDS encoding arginyltransferase; this encodes MALSIEIRDSPQFYLTAPSPCPYLQGKQERKVFTHLIGERATRLNDVLSHGGFRRSQTIAYRPACESCKACVSVRVPVADFVWNKSFRRTLRANQDVISDMRAATPTSEQYSTFRAYLDERHADGGMADMTVLDYAMMVEDSHVNTKLVEYRLRGDNLPLNRHGEGPLIGVSLTDVLADGLSMVYSFYEPEMTDRSIGTLMILDHIHRTQELGLPYLYLGYWVEGSRKMAYKGRFLPQERLGPNGWDRVEK